A single region of the Halopiger xanaduensis SH-6 genome encodes:
- a CDS encoding DNA-3-methyladenine glycosylase family protein encodes METGTIPLADLAGGMDLYRTLESGQTYLWRREDGEMYRTEPAPGTWYSTVVDGEVIRVRTADGRLEWQSTTDAEPTVRRLLRLDDDLEAIVDAAPDDPLLREAYEAHRGMRLVTDPAFGCLISFICSAQMRVSRIHGMVSTLAREYGTPLDVDGRTYYAFPTPEQLATATEAELRELGLGYRAPYVVRTAEMVADGEAHPAEARNLEYEAARDYLCQFVGVGDKVADCVLLFSLGFDEAVPLDTWIKSAIEDYYPDCDRGSYAATSRAIRDRLGGEYAGYAQTYIFHHLRTGE; translated from the coding sequence ATGGAAACGGGAACGATCCCGCTCGCGGACCTCGCCGGCGGTATGGACCTGTACCGAACCCTCGAGAGCGGCCAGACCTACCTCTGGCGCCGCGAGGACGGCGAGATGTATCGCACGGAACCGGCGCCGGGTACGTGGTACTCCACCGTCGTCGACGGGGAGGTGATCCGCGTCCGCACCGCCGACGGCCGCCTCGAGTGGCAATCGACGACCGACGCCGAACCGACCGTGCGCCGACTGCTGCGCCTCGACGACGACCTCGAGGCGATCGTCGACGCTGCGCCGGACGATCCGTTGCTGCGAGAGGCCTACGAGGCTCACCGCGGGATGCGACTCGTTACGGATCCGGCCTTCGGCTGTCTGATCTCGTTTATCTGCTCGGCGCAGATGCGGGTCAGCCGCATCCACGGGATGGTCTCGACGCTGGCGCGGGAATACGGCACGCCGCTCGACGTCGACGGCCGAACCTACTACGCGTTCCCGACCCCCGAGCAACTCGCGACGGCGACCGAAGCCGAACTCCGCGAGTTGGGACTGGGCTACCGGGCGCCCTACGTCGTCCGGACGGCCGAGATGGTCGCCGACGGCGAGGCCCACCCGGCCGAGGCGCGCAACCTCGAGTACGAGGCCGCCCGGGACTACCTCTGTCAGTTCGTCGGCGTCGGGGACAAGGTCGCCGACTGTGTGTTGCTGTTCTCGCTGGGATTCGACGAGGCCGTGCCGCTGGACACCTGGATCAAGTCGGCCATCGAGGACTACTATCCGGACTGTGACCGGGGTTCCTACGCGGCGACCTCGCGGGCCATCCGCGATCGACTCGGCGGGGAGTATGCCGGCTACGCCCAGACGTACATTTTCCACCACCTCCGGACCGGCGAGTAG
- a CDS encoding DUF555 domain-containing protein: MNCRVVVEAAVPVFDVETEDEAIRIAISKTGEMLNPDLNYVEINMGERTSPSGEELPPAFIAADEALVALELEMTVFNVEREEHASRIARKEIGQRLENIPLEVTEVEVLEEEDLDEEAEDDAEAGEPDDLDLESESDADDSSEADAESDEESDDDDEDDEVLPEFEDLVE; this comes from the coding sequence ATGAACTGCAGGGTTGTCGTCGAAGCTGCAGTGCCGGTGTTCGACGTTGAGACGGAAGACGAGGCGATCCGCATCGCCATCTCGAAGACGGGAGAGATGTTGAACCCTGACTTGAACTACGTCGAGATAAACATGGGCGAGCGCACCTCTCCATCCGGGGAGGAACTCCCGCCCGCGTTCATCGCGGCGGACGAGGCGCTCGTTGCCCTCGAGTTGGAGATGACCGTCTTCAACGTCGAGCGCGAGGAACACGCCTCGCGAATCGCGCGCAAGGAGATCGGCCAGCGACTCGAGAACATTCCGCTCGAGGTGACGGAAGTCGAAGTGCTGGAGGAAGAAGACCTCGACGAGGAGGCCGAGGACGACGCGGAAGCCGGCGAGCCGGACGACCTCGACCTCGAGTCCGAATCGGACGCTGACGATTCGAGCGAGGCGGACGCGGAGTCAGACGAGGAATCGGACGACGATGATGAAGACGACGAAGTGTTGCCCGAGTTCGAAGACCTCGTCGAATAA
- a CDS encoding UPF0058 family protein, whose translation MKKQELIHLHGLLAEVSNQCAEWDNCEIDLEEYESLGIRPTSIHKSKTDHKAAVFALAGGITANMREDEQEAVAATAD comes from the coding sequence ATGAAGAAGCAGGAGCTCATCCACCTTCACGGTCTTCTCGCGGAGGTATCGAACCAGTGTGCGGAATGGGACAACTGCGAGATCGACCTCGAGGAGTACGAATCGCTCGGTATTCGGCCGACATCGATCCACAAATCGAAGACTGATCACAAAGCTGCTGTTTTTGCGCTCGCCGGCGGCATCACGGCGAACATGCGTGAAGACGAACAGGAAGCAGTCGCGGCTACTGCCGACTGA
- a CDS encoding bifunctional ADP-dependent NAD(P)H-hydrate dehydratase/NAD(P)H-hydrate epimerase, producing MITGERMAAVDENAAALGVPRKQLMESSGHAVARAVRDAAAPGSSVAIVAGRGNNGGDAFVTARFLDAYDVTTLLLGRAENIGTEIARENWDALRRADYDTREVTDSSAFDLPECDVVVDAMLGTGISGDLREPAATAAAAINDADATVVSVDVPSGFDADGGDHDDNGVEADRVVTFHDAKPGLEELEAEDDVEVTVADIGIPAAAERFVGPGDVDLARPDGREGRPNIIGGGPYTGAPALAAQAALRAGAELSFVAAPDTVAGEIQGYSEDLIVQPYEEDVLTPERAKALLERVEGYDAPVVLGPGLGTADETLEAVRRFLESYTGTAVVDADALQVVPEVETEATLVCTPNRGELAGMGGPDTDDLAAAADEIEAFAADLGHVVLAKGANDVITDGERTRISRSGTVGMKVGGTGDTLAGIVAALLERTEPLDAAAAAAHVNGLAGERLADRSEHGFLASEMLAEIPTVLWDGGDGDV from the coding sequence ATGATTACAGGCGAGCGGATGGCCGCCGTCGACGAGAACGCCGCGGCGCTGGGCGTGCCGCGAAAGCAGCTGATGGAGTCGAGCGGACACGCCGTCGCCCGCGCGGTCCGCGACGCCGCGGCGCCGGGCTCGAGCGTGGCGATCGTCGCCGGCCGCGGCAACAACGGCGGGGACGCGTTCGTTACCGCCCGCTTCCTGGACGCGTACGACGTTACCACCCTCCTGCTCGGCCGCGCCGAGAACATCGGGACCGAGATCGCCCGCGAGAACTGGGACGCGCTCCGGCGGGCCGACTACGACACGCGTGAAGTGACGGACTCGAGCGCGTTCGACCTGCCCGAGTGCGACGTCGTCGTCGACGCCATGCTCGGAACGGGGATCAGCGGCGACCTCCGGGAGCCCGCCGCGACCGCCGCCGCGGCGATCAACGACGCCGACGCGACCGTCGTCTCGGTCGACGTCCCCTCCGGGTTCGACGCCGACGGGGGCGACCACGACGACAACGGCGTCGAAGCGGATCGGGTCGTCACCTTCCACGACGCGAAGCCCGGCCTCGAGGAACTCGAGGCCGAGGACGACGTGGAAGTCACCGTCGCCGATATCGGTATTCCCGCCGCGGCGGAGCGGTTCGTCGGACCCGGCGACGTGGACCTCGCGCGTCCAGATGGTCGTGAGGGACGACCCAATATTATCGGCGGCGGCCCCTACACCGGCGCGCCGGCGCTGGCCGCCCAGGCCGCGCTCCGGGCCGGCGCAGAACTCTCCTTCGTCGCCGCGCCCGACACCGTCGCCGGCGAGATCCAGGGCTACAGCGAGGACCTCATCGTCCAGCCCTACGAGGAAGATGTTCTCACACCGGAGCGGGCGAAGGCTCTCCTCGAGCGCGTCGAGGGCTACGACGCGCCGGTCGTCCTCGGCCCCGGGCTCGGCACCGCCGACGAGACGCTCGAGGCGGTCCGCCGGTTCCTCGAGTCCTACACGGGGACGGCAGTCGTCGACGCTGACGCGCTACAGGTCGTCCCCGAGGTCGAGACCGAGGCGACGCTGGTCTGTACGCCCAACCGCGGCGAACTCGCGGGGATGGGCGGCCCCGACACCGACGACCTCGCCGCGGCCGCGGACGAGATCGAGGCCTTCGCGGCCGACCTCGGACACGTCGTCCTCGCGAAGGGAGCCAACGACGTGATCACGGACGGCGAGCGAACACGGATCAGCCGCTCGGGAACGGTCGGCATGAAAGTCGGCGGCACCGGCGATACCCTCGCCGGCATCGTCGCGGCGCTGCTCGAGCGCACCGAGCCGCTCGACGCCGCTGCTGCAGCGGCCCACGTCAACGGGCTGGCCGGCGAGCGACTCGCCGACCGGTCTGAGCACGGGTTCCTCGCCTCGGAGATGCTCGCGGAAATTCCCACGGTCCTGTGGGACGGAGGTGACGGCGATGTCTGA
- a CDS encoding transcription initiation factor IIB — MSDSNIRTYTREREDEEEETATRSEEQEQCPECGGRLVSDAEHAETVCEDCGLVVEEDEIDRGPEWRAFDAAEKDEKSRVGAPTTNMMHDQGLSTNIGWQDKDAYGKALSSRQRQKMQRLRTWNERFRTRDSKERNLKQALGEIDRMASALGLPENVRETASVIYRRALEEDLLPGRSIEGVATASLYAAARQAGTPRSLDEISAVSRVDKMELTRTYRYIIRELGLEVQPADPESYVPRFVSDLDLSDETERMARELLESARKAGVHSGKSPVGLAAAGVYAAALLTNEKVTQNEVSEVASISEVTIRNRYKELLEASDTAAPA, encoded by the coding sequence ATGTCCGATTCAAACATTCGAACCTATACGCGCGAGCGAGAGGACGAGGAGGAAGAGACAGCGACGCGGTCGGAGGAGCAAGAGCAGTGTCCGGAGTGTGGCGGCCGGCTCGTGTCGGACGCCGAGCACGCCGAGACCGTCTGTGAAGACTGCGGCCTCGTCGTCGAGGAAGACGAGATCGACCGCGGTCCCGAGTGGCGCGCCTTCGACGCCGCCGAGAAGGACGAAAAGAGCCGCGTCGGTGCCCCCACCACGAACATGATGCACGACCAGGGGCTCTCGACCAACATCGGCTGGCAGGACAAGGACGCCTACGGCAAGGCGCTCTCGAGCCGCCAGCGCCAGAAGATGCAGCGCCTGCGCACCTGGAACGAGCGGTTCCGCACCCGCGACTCCAAAGAGCGCAACCTCAAGCAGGCGCTGGGCGAAATCGACCGCATGGCCTCCGCGCTCGGCCTTCCCGAGAACGTCCGCGAAACGGCCAGCGTCATCTACCGCCGCGCCCTCGAGGAGGATCTCCTGCCGGGCCGCTCGATCGAAGGCGTCGCGACGGCCTCGCTGTACGCCGCCGCCCGACAGGCCGGCACGCCGCGCAGCCTCGACGAGATCTCGGCGGTCAGCCGCGTCGACAAGATGGAACTGACCCGCACGTACCGGTACATCATCCGGGAACTCGGCCTCGAGGTACAGCCGGCCGACCCCGAAAGCTACGTGCCGCGGTTCGTCAGCGACCTCGATCTCTCGGACGAGACCGAGCGGATGGCTCGCGAACTGCTCGAGTCCGCCCGCAAGGCGGGCGTCCACAGCGGCAAGTCGCCGGTCGGCCTCGCGGCCGCCGGCGTCTACGCCGCGGCCCTGCTGACCAACGAGAAGGTCACCCAGAACGAGGTCAGCGAAGTCGCGAGCATCTCCGAAGTCACCATCCGCAACCGGTACAAGGAACTGCTCGAGGCCTCGGACACGGCGGCACCGGCCTAA
- a CDS encoding DUF7836 family putative zinc-binding protein, with translation MDETTVQLLCPECTKDWQSAPGELPESADMFHCPNCHASRRMAEFMRTDRDLQTLKQLG, from the coding sequence ATGGACGAAACGACGGTGCAACTATTATGTCCGGAATGTACGAAAGACTGGCAGTCCGCGCCCGGCGAACTCCCCGAGTCGGCAGATATGTTCCACTGTCCGAACTGTCACGCCTCCCGGCGGATGGCCGAGTTCATGCGGACTGACCGCGATCTGCAGACGCTGAAGCAGCTCGGATAG
- a CDS encoding acylphosphatase: protein MADRTRAHVFVSGNVQGVYYRATTRDTARGEGVDGWVKNLEDGRVEAVFEGPEDAVDAMVEFCREGSPAAEVETVEVEYEDPQGEDGFEIRY from the coding sequence ATGGCGGACCGAACCCGCGCACACGTCTTCGTTTCTGGGAACGTACAGGGCGTCTACTACCGCGCGACCACTCGCGATACGGCCCGCGGGGAGGGCGTCGACGGCTGGGTGAAGAACCTCGAGGACGGCCGCGTCGAAGCGGTCTTCGAAGGGCCGGAAGACGCCGTCGACGCGATGGTCGAGTTCTGCCGCGAGGGCAGTCCCGCGGCCGAGGTCGAAACTGTCGAAGTCGAGTACGAGGACCCGCAGGGCGAGGACGGGTTCGAGATTCGATACTGA
- a CDS encoding DNA topoisomerase IV subunit A, whose amino-acid sequence MSADDDQQAREQLIDLAAQFYDQFELGEIPHMSVPTRTKNNIEYDEDEKVWVYGDRESTRSANSVRGARKLLKAVYTIEFLAEQLDEDRSSTLRELYYLSESWDNEEAQFSSQDESNSLVEDLEIVSGVTREDFHMRPEESGATIMGPLHLREQTRRGEREIHCQKDVGEGGYQIPNNPDTIDFLDCDADFILAVETGGMRDRLVENGFDDEYNALIVHLKGQPARATRRITKRLHDELDLPVTVFTDGDPWSYRIYGSVAYGSIKSAHLSEYLATPEAQFIGIQPADIVEYELPTDPLSDSDINALESELEDPRFQTDYWEEQIELQLEIEKKSEQQSLASHGLDFVTETYLPERLDAMGVL is encoded by the coding sequence ATGAGTGCAGACGACGACCAGCAAGCACGAGAGCAGTTGATCGACCTCGCCGCGCAGTTCTACGACCAGTTCGAACTGGGCGAGATCCCCCACATGTCCGTGCCGACGCGGACGAAGAACAACATCGAGTACGACGAAGACGAGAAGGTCTGGGTCTACGGCGACCGGGAGTCGACCCGCTCGGCTAACTCCGTCCGCGGCGCGCGGAAGCTCCTGAAGGCCGTCTACACTATCGAGTTCCTCGCCGAACAGCTCGACGAGGATCGCTCGTCGACCCTGCGTGAACTCTACTACCTCTCCGAGAGCTGGGACAACGAGGAGGCCCAGTTCAGCAGCCAGGACGAGTCGAACAGTCTCGTCGAGGACTTAGAGATCGTCTCGGGCGTCACCCGCGAGGACTTCCACATGCGCCCCGAGGAGTCGGGCGCGACGATCATGGGGCCGCTGCACCTGCGCGAGCAGACCCGCCGCGGCGAGCGCGAGATCCACTGCCAGAAGGACGTCGGCGAGGGCGGCTACCAGATTCCGAACAATCCGGACACGATCGACTTCCTGGACTGCGACGCCGACTTCATCCTCGCCGTCGAGACCGGCGGTATGCGCGACCGGCTCGTCGAGAACGGCTTCGACGACGAGTACAACGCGCTGATCGTCCACCTCAAGGGCCAGCCGGCCCGCGCGACCCGCCGGATTACCAAGCGGCTCCACGACGAACTCGACCTGCCGGTCACCGTCTTTACGGACGGCGACCCGTGGTCGTACCGCATCTACGGCTCCGTCGCCTACGGGTCGATCAAGTCGGCCCACCTCTCCGAATATCTGGCGACGCCCGAGGCGCAGTTCATCGGCATCCAGCCCGCCGACATCGTCGAGTACGAACTGCCAACCGACCCGCTCTCCGACTCCGACATCAACGCCTTAGAGAGCGAACTCGAGGACCCGCGCTTCCAGACCGACTACTGGGAGGAACAGATCGAACTGCAACTCGAGATCGAGAAGAAGTCCGAACAGCAGTCGCTGGCGTCCCACGGGCTTGACTTCGTGACGGAGACGTATCTACCCGAACGCCTCGACGCGATGGGTGTCCTCTAA
- a CDS encoding zinc ribbon domain-containing protein, which translates to MADDRRGRSETRYCSHCGRSLEPPVNYCPNCGTAIERRDRSSGVRSQPHGRSSRTESRQPSVGEFSQTRSHAGDRSRSSSSSSQRDARTARTSSTTASSADRDVDPTARKQLETRIARATRDGWELEHDFGDHAVMVRRTFGDTDEHLVVALLTVWWTMGLGNVLYGAYRYVEDAERMVLRAGPPEEPETEAKRSHLLERATAAVCWFAGAILALIGLQVSATSAVGLGLLALAFGFAAMGASVLPSVRSRLERRHSVTTNGRARSVDERFVVAYDRPCSVCAEPVGRGIERIYRSEFCLLGVPLTGSTGRNYYCQRCANAERSSTGPHTAPSEWKAAGAPSSGDTSRAAPTSGEKRSSGSESDPEPEPEHLD; encoded by the coding sequence ATGGCCGACGACCGCCGGGGACGGTCCGAGACGCGGTACTGCTCGCACTGCGGGCGCTCCCTCGAGCCGCCGGTGAACTACTGTCCGAACTGCGGGACGGCGATCGAGCGACGCGATCGCTCGTCGGGCGTCCGGTCGCAGCCGCACGGTCGGTCTTCTCGGACCGAGAGCCGCCAGCCGTCCGTCGGCGAGTTCTCGCAAACCCGATCGCACGCTGGCGACCGCTCGAGATCGTCCTCATCCTCGAGCCAGCGCGATGCCCGTACCGCTCGGACATCCTCAACCACAGCCTCGAGCGCTGATCGAGACGTCGACCCGACGGCCCGCAAGCAGCTCGAGACCCGTATCGCGAGGGCGACCCGGGACGGCTGGGAGCTCGAGCACGACTTCGGCGACCACGCGGTGATGGTCCGGCGCACGTTCGGCGATACGGACGAACATCTGGTGGTCGCCCTGCTGACCGTCTGGTGGACGATGGGGCTCGGCAACGTGCTCTACGGTGCTTACCGGTACGTCGAAGACGCCGAGCGGATGGTGCTGCGCGCCGGTCCACCAGAAGAGCCGGAAACGGAAGCAAAGCGCTCGCACCTGCTCGAGCGGGCGACTGCCGCAGTCTGTTGGTTCGCCGGTGCGATTCTCGCGCTAATCGGGCTCCAGGTGTCGGCAACGTCCGCCGTGGGACTCGGGCTCCTCGCACTCGCGTTCGGCTTCGCCGCAATGGGCGCCAGCGTTCTCCCCTCGGTCCGCAGCCGACTCGAGCGCCGTCACTCGGTCACGACGAACGGCCGGGCCCGATCGGTCGACGAGCGGTTCGTCGTCGCCTACGACCGTCCCTGTTCGGTCTGCGCCGAACCGGTCGGTCGCGGGATCGAGCGGATCTACCGGTCGGAGTTTTGCCTGCTCGGCGTCCCGCTGACGGGATCGACCGGCCGGAACTACTACTGCCAGCGGTGTGCGAACGCCGAACGCTCGTCGACCGGTCCCCACACAGCCCCTTCCGAGTGGAAGGCCGCCGGTGCGCCCTCGAGCGGCGACACCTCGAGAGCGGCGCCGACGTCGGGCGAGAAGAGAAGCAGCGGGTCGGAGTCGGACCCGGAACCAGAACCGGAGCACCTCGACTGA
- a CDS encoding DNA topoisomerase VI subunit B: MTSFQSTLGEEAGIAEELAESQQAISIAEFFEKNKHMLGFDSGARGLVTAVKEAVDNALDAAEEAGILPDIYVEIQEEGDYYRLIVEDNGPGLTKESLPKVFGKLLYGSRFHAREQSRGQQGIGISAAVLYSQLTSGKPAKITSRTEGASEAQYFELIVDTDENEPEISVEETTTWDRPHGTRIELEMEANMRARQQLHDYIKHTAVVNPHARLELREPQAHFKFERATDQLPEETEEIRPHPHGVELGTVMKMLTATDSQTVSGFLQEEFTRVGKKTADSIIDAFRDRHYGREMRWRPPAVHEEIDLEAAVSEATANKGADATAAFAEAIADDADDRDRIAHHELLEVVEDAAEQVEAEHGTTFGDTVRENAVDAVWRTLVDELPEDADENTADAQAAADESRLVADLYELADEATSTRKDDEIVQAFAQRLAGKFADAAEDDIRHRHTRASVREFVDRAADLTEEYDEVSFGDTARENVVEAIWDVMATVPDDPPLVRELNGDRDATSDLVDAMRETDIMAPPTRCLSPITADLIEAGLEKEFDADFYASASRDAEVSGGDPFVVEAGIAYGGEIESEGSAQVMRFANRVPLVYQRGACATTDVVKSIGWRNYGLDQPGGSGLPNGPAVIMVHVASTNVPFTSESKDAVANVPEIEDEIELAIREAARDLKSYINKRQSMQQRRKKQNVLGKILPEMAEKVAEVTGRDEPDIDDAIARIMNNVLVERRVEANGDGQEISVVVENNSSTNESLEITDIVSAEPANLPDDATVIEMDGEWFVKWEPEVKSDDEAALEYEVSDDATYDLDVKGVESEKLTVNQ, translated from the coding sequence ATGACGTCGTTCCAGTCGACGCTCGGTGAGGAAGCCGGGATCGCCGAGGAGCTGGCCGAAAGCCAGCAGGCGATCTCGATCGCCGAGTTCTTCGAGAAGAACAAGCACATGCTCGGCTTCGACAGCGGCGCTCGAGGCCTGGTCACGGCCGTCAAGGAAGCCGTGGACAACGCCTTGGACGCCGCCGAGGAAGCCGGTATTCTCCCCGATATCTACGTCGAAATTCAGGAGGAGGGCGACTACTACCGGCTGATCGTCGAGGACAACGGCCCCGGGCTGACGAAGGAATCGCTGCCGAAGGTCTTCGGGAAGCTGCTCTACGGCTCTCGCTTCCACGCCCGCGAACAGTCCCGCGGCCAGCAGGGGATCGGTATCTCCGCGGCGGTCCTCTACTCGCAGCTGACCAGCGGGAAACCCGCCAAGATCACCAGTCGAACCGAGGGTGCGAGCGAGGCCCAGTACTTCGAACTGATCGTCGACACCGACGAGAACGAGCCCGAGATCAGCGTCGAGGAAACCACGACGTGGGACCGCCCCCACGGGACGCGCATCGAACTCGAGATGGAGGCGAACATGCGCGCCCGCCAGCAGCTCCACGACTACATCAAGCACACGGCGGTCGTCAACCCCCACGCCCGCCTCGAGCTTCGCGAGCCCCAGGCCCACTTCAAGTTCGAGCGCGCGACCGACCAGCTCCCCGAGGAGACCGAGGAGATCCGACCCCACCCCCACGGGGTCGAACTCGGCACCGTCATGAAGATGCTGACGGCGACCGACTCCCAGACCGTCTCCGGCTTTTTGCAGGAGGAGTTTACCCGCGTCGGGAAGAAGACCGCCGACTCGATCATCGACGCCTTCCGCGATCGCCACTACGGCCGCGAGATGCGCTGGCGGCCCCCCGCCGTCCACGAGGAAATCGACCTCGAGGCCGCGGTCTCCGAGGCCACGGCGAACAAGGGCGCCGACGCGACGGCCGCCTTCGCCGAAGCGATCGCCGACGACGCCGACGACCGCGACCGGATCGCCCACCACGAACTGCTCGAGGTCGTCGAGGACGCCGCCGAGCAGGTCGAAGCCGAGCACGGAACGACGTTCGGCGACACCGTTCGCGAGAACGCCGTCGATGCGGTCTGGCGCACGCTCGTCGACGAACTGCCTGAGGACGCTGACGAAAACACTGCGGACGCGCAGGCCGCGGCCGACGAGTCGCGCCTCGTCGCGGACCTCTACGAACTCGCCGACGAGGCCACGAGCACCCGCAAGGACGACGAGATCGTCCAGGCGTTCGCCCAGCGACTCGCCGGCAAGTTCGCCGACGCCGCCGAGGACGACATTCGCCACCGGCACACCCGCGCGAGCGTCCGGGAGTTCGTCGACCGCGCCGCCGACCTCACCGAGGAGTACGACGAGGTCTCCTTCGGCGACACCGCCCGCGAGAACGTCGTCGAGGCGATCTGGGACGTCATGGCCACGGTACCGGACGACCCGCCGCTCGTGCGCGAACTGAACGGCGACCGCGACGCCACGAGCGACCTCGTCGACGCGATGCGCGAGACCGACATCATGGCGCCGCCGACGCGGTGTCTCTCGCCGATCACGGCCGACCTGATCGAGGCCGGCCTCGAGAAGGAGTTCGACGCCGACTTCTACGCCTCGGCGAGCCGCGACGCCGAAGTGTCGGGCGGCGACCCGTTCGTCGTCGAGGCCGGCATCGCCTACGGCGGCGAGATCGAGAGCGAGGGCAGCGCTCAGGTGATGCGCTTTGCGAACCGCGTGCCACTCGTCTATCAGCGCGGCGCGTGTGCGACGACCGATGTGGTCAAGTCGATCGGCTGGCGCAACTACGGGCTCGACCAGCCCGGCGGCTCCGGGCTCCCCAACGGCCCCGCGGTGATCATGGTCCACGTCGCCTCGACGAACGTGCCCTTCACCAGCGAGTCCAAGGACGCCGTCGCGAACGTCCCCGAGATCGAGGACGAGATCGAACTCGCGATCCGGGAGGCGGCCCGCGACCTGAAGAGCTACATCAACAAGCGCCAGTCGATGCAGCAGCGCCGGAAGAAGCAGAACGTCCTCGGGAAGATCCTCCCCGAGATGGCCGAGAAGGTCGCCGAAGTCACCGGCCGCGACGAGCCCGACATCGACGACGCGATCGCCCGGATCATGAACAACGTCCTCGTCGAGCGCCGGGTCGAGGCAAACGGCGACGGGCAGGAAATCTCCGTCGTCGTCGAGAACAACTCGAGCACCAACGAGAGCCTCGAGATCACGGACATCGTCTCGGCCGAACCCGCCAACCTGCCCGACGACGCCACCGTCATCGAGATGGACGGCGAGTGGTTCGTCAAGTGGGAACCCGAGGTGAAAAGCGACGACGAGGCGGCGCTCGAGTACGAGGTGTCCGACGACGCAACCTACGATCTGGACGTGAAGGGTGTCGAAAGCGAGAAACTCACGGTGAACCAGTAA
- the moaC gene encoding cyclic pyranopterin monophosphate synthase MoaC: protein MSDDPTPAEGSNPDPRADAGDTDSKDLTHTTDEGDVQMVDVGDKPDSERRAVAAGEIRLQASTVEAIRDDQIGKGDVLATARVGAVQAVKHTWETIPMCHQIPITNVDTDFELGEDRVELEVAVETTGKTGCEMEALEGVTTGLNVVWDMVKAVEKDDNGQYPETGIENVRVLEKEKRRK from the coding sequence ATGTCTGATGACCCGACGCCCGCCGAGGGATCGAACCCCGATCCGCGAGCCGACGCCGGCGATACCGACTCGAAGGACCTCACCCACACTACCGACGAGGGCGACGTCCAGATGGTCGACGTCGGTGACAAGCCCGACAGCGAGCGCCGGGCCGTCGCCGCCGGCGAAATCCGCCTGCAGGCCTCGACCGTCGAGGCCATCAGGGACGACCAGATCGGCAAGGGCGACGTCCTCGCGACCGCTCGCGTCGGCGCCGTCCAGGCGGTCAAACACACCTGGGAGACGATCCCGATGTGTCACCAGATTCCGATCACGAACGTCGACACCGACTTCGAACTCGGCGAGGACCGCGTCGAACTCGAGGTCGCCGTCGAAACCACCGGCAAGACGGGCTGCGAGATGGAGGCCCTTGAAGGGGTCACAACCGGATTAAACGTCGTCTGGGATATGGTCAAAGCCGTCGAGAAAGACGATAACGGGCAGTATCCCGAGACGGGAATCGAGAACGTGCGGGTGCTCGAGAAGGAGAAACGCAGGAAGTGA
- a CDS encoding MBL fold metallo-hydrolase, translated as MTVRFGAVTVDWLGLATVRLEGETGAVVYVDPGPERYGVLEGQEPRDGDLVLVSHGDHYDPASIRRVAREDALVLVHESIDADAIDGIDEQPEALPYDVERVRADESFVLGPLDLFTTPAYNDPDGPHTDERGHPYHREGEGCGFGVTIDGVTAYWPGDTDAHPFHADLDVDLFLPPIGGTYTMDRREAAALAAEMRPGLVLPVHYDTFDAIEADADAFVVDVANRGVPVVLDGVPDDGESE; from the coding sequence ATGACCGTCCGATTCGGCGCGGTAACCGTCGACTGGCTCGGCCTCGCAACCGTCCGCCTCGAGGGCGAAACGGGTGCGGTCGTCTACGTCGATCCCGGCCCGGAACGGTACGGCGTCCTCGAGGGGCAAGAGCCGCGGGACGGCGACCTCGTTCTCGTCTCCCACGGCGACCACTACGATCCGGCGTCGATCCGACGGGTCGCCCGCGAGGACGCGTTGGTCCTCGTCCACGAGTCGATCGACGCCGACGCGATCGACGGGATCGACGAGCAACCCGAGGCGCTCCCCTACGACGTCGAGCGCGTCCGTGCCGACGAGTCGTTCGTCCTCGGACCGCTCGACCTGTTCACGACGCCGGCGTACAACGATCCCGACGGGCCGCACACCGACGAACGCGGCCACCCGTACCACCGCGAGGGCGAGGGCTGCGGCTTCGGCGTCACGATCGACGGGGTCACCGCCTACTGGCCCGGCGACACCGACGCCCACCCGTTCCACGCGGACCTCGACGTCGACCTCTTCCTGCCGCCGATCGGCGGGACGTACACGATGGACCGCCGCGAAGCCGCGGCGCTGGCCGCTGAAATGCGACCGGGCCTCGTGCTCCCGGTTCACTACGACACGTTCGACGCGATCGAGGCCGACGCCGATGCGTTCGTCGTCGACGTCGCGAACCGCGGGGTGCCCGTCGTGCTCGACGGCGTTCCCGACGACGGCGAGTCCGAGTAA